From a region of the Myroides sp. JBRI-B21084 genome:
- a CDS encoding universal stress protein, producing the protein MKKILVPTDFSEQATIALRAAAGIARKSNAEIILLHIIDLPHETMDMIQPGYDLPEIMFFKEHAEAKLSETSLSNDLSGLTVSQILKLGRTFNEVTDVAVANNIDLIVMGSHGASGFKEFFIGSNTEKVIRTSDIPVLTIKGNDSTINFNKVIFASDFTEESTAGFEKIMTFLKLNGSVPHFLMVNTPNNFKPTHVAEQMAHVFLKQFNLENYEFSIYNDLDIEKGILNFAERIDADLIAMGTHGRKGFARLLNGSISEDLMNHSPRSIITFKL; encoded by the coding sequence ATGAAAAAGATTTTAGTACCCACCGATTTTTCTGAACAAGCAACCATTGCGTTACGTGCAGCTGCTGGTATTGCTAGAAAATCGAACGCTGAAATTATTTTATTACATATAATTGATTTGCCCCACGAAACCATGGACATGATACAACCTGGTTACGATTTGCCCGAAATTATGTTTTTTAAAGAACATGCCGAAGCTAAACTTTCAGAAACATCACTTTCTAACGATTTAAGTGGTTTAACTGTTTCGCAAATATTAAAATTAGGGCGTACTTTTAACGAAGTTACCGATGTAGCTGTGGCTAACAATATTGATTTAATTGTAATGGGATCGCACGGAGCTAGTGGTTTTAAAGAGTTTTTTATTGGATCAAACACTGAAAAAGTAATACGCACTTCTGATATTCCTGTATTAACAATTAAAGGAAATGACAGCACCATTAATTTTAATAAAGTTATTTTTGCAAGTGATTTTACAGAAGAATCGACTGCTGGTTTTGAAAAAATTATGACGTTTTTAAAACTAAACGGTTCTGTTCCGCATTTTTTAATGGTAAATACGCCTAATAATTTTAAACCTACACACGTTGCTGAACAAATGGCTCATGTTTTTCTAAAACAATTTAATTTAGAAAATTATGAATTTTCAATCTACAACGATTTAGATATTGAAAAAGGAATTTTAAATTTTGCCGAACGCATTGATGCCGATTTAATTGCCATGGGAACGCACGGCAGAAAAGGCTTTGCACGTTTATTAAATGGCAGCATTAGCGAAGATTTAATGAACCATTCGCCACGATCGATTATTACTTTTAAGCTGTAA
- a CDS encoding Ig-like domain-containing protein has translation MKFVRYFIFLTVLTLALFTNCAKRGTITGGAKDTLAPVILSTAPKNFSNQFKDNTILIYFDEYVKLNKVNQQLIISPPMETMPEITPMGYPSKFIKIKIFDTLKPNTTYSFNFGESIQDNNESNTLSNFKYVFATGQTIDSLKLNTTFKDAYLNKTKGTVNVLLYEKEGFNDSTIYKKKPLYVASAKDSITTAQLENLKAGSYYLVALQEKNSNYKFDPKSDKIGFLDQPITLPTTSTLHLKLFSEKKPTTAYRPSMVSQNKWLAAYEGNPKNLSVNVKGNNKNIPAHFYKVPNKDSIYIFTPLANYDSLQFHFKQGSYNKTHTVTPRTLKPIDTLQVKFLKTGAIQYRDTIAFSTNTPVKTIANHLIQVISKDSVQIPFTIKNDSLNNLVKIVFDKFEDEKYTVFLKPNSINDVYDTALKTEIVQRFQTGKLTDYGNITFSLAGTVNYPIIFELLTKDEKVYDFIYITEESIIDFKAVEPDKYSVRIIEDANKNKMWDTGNYLERKQPENVILPNKVFDIRANWELNETITLP, from the coding sequence ATGAAATTTGTACGATATTTTATTTTTTTAACCGTTTTAACACTTGCACTTTTTACCAATTGTGCAAAACGTGGCACAATTACTGGCGGAGCTAAAGATACTTTAGCACCCGTAATTTTATCAACAGCACCTAAAAACTTTAGCAATCAATTTAAAGATAACACTATTTTAATTTATTTTGATGAATATGTAAAGCTTAATAAAGTTAACCAGCAGCTTATTATTTCGCCACCTATGGAAACCATGCCCGAAATTACGCCAATGGGGTATCCAAGCAAGTTTATTAAAATTAAAATTTTTGATACGTTAAAACCAAATACAACTTATAGTTTTAATTTTGGTGAAAGCATACAAGATAATAACGAAAGTAACACACTTAGCAATTTTAAATACGTGTTTGCAACGGGGCAAACTATTGATTCGTTAAAACTAAACACTACTTTTAAAGACGCTTATTTAAACAAAACAAAAGGTACGGTAAATGTTTTACTTTACGAAAAAGAAGGTTTTAACGATTCTACAATTTACAAAAAGAAACCTTTATATGTTGCAAGTGCAAAAGACAGTATTACTACCGCACAATTAGAAAATTTAAAAGCAGGCAGCTATTATTTAGTTGCATTGCAAGAAAAAAACAGCAATTATAAATTTGATCCAAAATCAGATAAAATTGGTTTTTTAGATCAACCCATTACGTTGCCAACAACAAGCACCCTTCATTTAAAATTATTTTCAGAGAAAAAACCAACAACTGCTTATCGCCCATCAATGGTAAGTCAAAACAAATGGTTAGCAGCTTATGAGGGTAACCCTAAAAATTTAAGTGTAAACGTTAAAGGAAACAACAAAAACATACCCGCGCATTTTTACAAAGTACCTAATAAAGATTCTATTTACATTTTTACTCCGCTTGCAAATTATGATTCGTTGCAGTTTCACTTTAAACAAGGCAGCTACAACAAAACGCACACAGTTACACCACGTACTTTAAAACCAATTGACACCTTACAAGTTAAATTTTTAAAAACAGGTGCTATTCAATACCGCGACACCATTGCTTTTAGCACTAACACACCTGTTAAAACAATTGCTAATCATTTAATACAAGTTATTAGTAAAGATTCGGTTCAAATACCGTTTACCATTAAAAACGATTCATTAAATAATTTAGTTAAAATTGTGTTTGATAAATTTGAAGATGAAAAATACACTGTTTTTTTAAAACCAAACAGTATTAATGATGTTTATGATACCGCTTTAAAAACCGAAATAGTACAGCGTTTTCAAACAGGTAAATTAACCGATTATGGAAACATTACCTTTAGCTTGGCTGGTACAGTTAACTATCCAATTATTTTTGAATTGCTTACAAAAGATGAAAAAGTTTACGATTTTATTTACATAACCGAAGAAAGTATCATAGATTTTAAAGCTGTTGAACCCGACAAATACTCTGTACGTATTATTGAAGATGCCAACAAAAATAAAATGTGGGATACCGGTAATTATTTAGAACGAAAACAGCCCGAAAACGTTATTTTACCCAACAAGGTTTTTGATATACGAGCCAATTGGGAATTAAATGAAACCATTACGTTACCCTAA
- a CDS encoding T9SS type A sorting domain-containing protein → MKNPIKYTTLLLMLLSITSVKGQVLYAEDFESYNVGPFPSYTKGWKVSGSYNDIRIFNEPNRGKVLAWGWNIMPAGQYSFASCLQGGVLDKFEKRDPGNDILKIEFEFYSKDFTGDLAEVFESRIGLTPNGYFFRCEINPNESSIDTSVLYAGKIKKAYDHKWIKVEVYYEYIEITDSWEILICIPMLQYWDLQKEKELLSEDIIIGFSAYKPKVNYSGALVKYDNIKVSAVPTRPAFASVNDLISSKFNVYPTPATNVVNITNAENMQIQQVSVCDINGKRLNTQNYTNETEIKFNTEKLVSGTYMLHIYTNRGIAVKKMMKK, encoded by the coding sequence ATGAAAAACCCAATAAAATATACAACGTTATTGCTTATGTTGTTAAGCATAACATCGGTAAAAGGACAGGTTCTTTATGCTGAAGATTTTGAAAGTTATAATGTAGGACCATTTCCAAGTTATACAAAAGGTTGGAAAGTAAGTGGTAGTTACAATGATATACGTATTTTTAATGAGCCAAATCGTGGTAAGGTACTAGCTTGGGGGTGGAATATAATGCCAGCTGGTCAGTATAGTTTTGCAAGTTGTTTGCAAGGAGGTGTTTTGGATAAGTTTGAAAAACGCGATCCAGGTAATGACATTTTAAAAATTGAATTTGAATTTTATTCAAAAGATTTTACAGGAGATCTTGCCGAAGTATTTGAATCGCGTATAGGCTTAACACCAAATGGTTATTTTTTTAGATGCGAAATTAATCCTAATGAATCTTCAATAGATACATCGGTTTTATATGCAGGGAAAATTAAAAAAGCATATGACCACAAATGGATAAAAGTTGAAGTGTATTATGAATATATAGAAATTACTGATTCTTGGGAAATTCTAATATGCATTCCTATGTTACAATATTGGGACCTTCAAAAAGAGAAAGAACTTTTATCTGAAGATATTATAATAGGATTTAGTGCATATAAACCAAAAGTGAATTATTCTGGAGCGTTGGTGAAATATGATAATATTAAAGTTTCAGCGGTTCCAACTCGTCCGGCTTTTGCAAGTGTAAACGATTTGATTTCATCTAAATTTAATGTATATCCAACTCCAGCAACTAATGTAGTGAACATTACCAACGCCGAAAATATGCAAATTCAACAAGTTTCGGTTTGCGATATAAATGGCAAGCGGTTAAACACCCAAAACTATACTAACGAAACCGAAATTAAGTTTAATACAGAAAAACTTGTAAGTGGTACATATATGCTGCATATATATACCAATCGTGGTATAGCAGTTAAAAAAATGATGAAAAAATAA
- a CDS encoding ComF family protein, with protein MWLFKTVFDLFYPQLCYGCNAVIPKQSDALCPTCLLHLPFIPVAVSDNTEMKRRFYGKLKVTYCAAVLYFSKDSVTQKLLHELKYKNQQNIGVFFAELALKQFKNNAVFIETQAIVCIPLHPSKERKRGYNQLAAFCTELSNNLNLPFYKDYLIKVHKSGSQTKKNIFQRAKKTTEFVVNPKYNYLKSTHFLLIDDVMTTGSTLENAGNCILKNTTHKISILTMAYTR; from the coding sequence ATGTGGTTGTTTAAAACTGTTTTTGATTTATTTTATCCACAACTTTGTTATGGTTGCAATGCTGTTATACCTAAACAGAGTGATGCCTTATGCCCTACATGTTTATTACATTTACCCTTTATACCGGTTGCTGTTAGTGATAATACCGAAATGAAACGTCGTTTTTATGGTAAATTAAAAGTAACTTATTGTGCAGCAGTTTTATATTTTTCTAAAGATAGCGTTACACAAAAATTACTTCATGAATTAAAATACAAAAACCAACAAAACATAGGGGTATTTTTTGCTGAGCTTGCATTAAAGCAATTTAAAAATAATGCTGTTTTTATAGAAACGCAAGCAATTGTATGCATTCCGTTACACCCTAGTAAAGAACGCAAACGTGGGTACAACCAATTAGCTGCATTTTGTACCGAACTAAGCAATAACTTAAACCTGCCTTTTTATAAAGATTACTTAATTAAAGTACATAAAAGCGGCAGCCAAACAAAGAAAAATATTTTTCAACGGGCAAAAAAAACTACAGAATTTGTTGTAAATCCAAAGTACAATTATTTAAAAAGCACCCATTTTTTATTGATTGATGATGTAATGACCACAGGATCAACCTTAGAAAATGCAGGGAATTGTATTTTAAAAAATACAACCCACAAAATAAGCATTTTAACTATGGCTTATACACGCTAA
- a CDS encoding glycine--tRNA ligase, translated as MAKQDDIFKNVISHAKEYGYIFPSSEIYDGLSAVYDYAQNGVELKKNIREYWWKAMVQMHENIVGIDASIFMHPTTWKASGHVDAFNDPLIDNKDSKKRYRADVLIEDYCEKLWQKAQKEIEKAKTRFGDAFNEQEFITANPRVVEYLSKKKQILERMAHGLDSGNLEDVKALIEELGIADPETGSKNWTDVRQFNLMFGTKLGASADTAMDLYLRPETAQGIFVNFLNVQKTGRMKIPFGIAQTGKAFRNEIVARQFIFRMREFEQMEMQFFVKPGEEMTYYEYWKETRLKWHLSLGLGKENYRFHDHEKLAHYANAAADIEFNFPFGFKELEGIHSRTDFDLKAHEQHSGKKLQFFDNETNTSYVPYVVETSVGLDRMFLAVFSKALQEETLEDGSTRTVLKLPAVLAPTKAAVLPLVKKDGLPDVARQIMEDLKWDFNMAYDEKDAVGRRYRRQDALGTPFCITVDHQTLEDKTVTIRHRDTMKQDRVSISELRNIINEEVSMRNWLLKTK; from the coding sequence ATGGCAAAACAAGACGACATTTTTAAAAATGTAATTTCGCACGCAAAAGAGTATGGATATATTTTTCCATCAAGCGAAATTTACGATGGATTAAGTGCTGTGTACGATTACGCACAGAACGGTGTAGAGTTAAAAAAGAACATTCGTGAATACTGGTGGAAAGCCATGGTACAAATGCACGAAAACATTGTGGGTATTGATGCATCTATTTTTATGCACCCAACCACATGGAAAGCTTCTGGGCACGTTGATGCTTTTAACGATCCGTTAATTGATAATAAAGATTCTAAAAAAAGATACCGCGCCGACGTTTTAATTGAAGATTATTGCGAAAAACTTTGGCAAAAAGCGCAAAAAGAAATCGAAAAAGCTAAAACACGTTTTGGCGATGCTTTTAACGAACAAGAATTTATAACAGCCAACCCACGCGTTGTTGAATATCTTTCTAAAAAGAAACAAATTTTAGAACGCATGGCTCATGGACTTGATTCGGGCAATTTAGAAGATGTAAAAGCTTTAATTGAAGAATTAGGTATTGCCGATCCTGAAACGGGTTCTAAAAATTGGACCGATGTACGCCAGTTTAATCTTATGTTTGGTACCAAGTTAGGCGCTTCGGCCGATACTGCTATGGATTTATACCTACGCCCAGAAACCGCTCAAGGTATTTTTGTAAACTTTTTAAACGTACAAAAAACCGGACGTATGAAAATTCCGTTTGGTATTGCACAAACAGGAAAAGCGTTTCGTAACGAAATTGTTGCGCGTCAGTTTATTTTCCGTATGCGCGAATTTGAACAAATGGAAATGCAGTTTTTTGTAAAACCTGGCGAAGAAATGACGTATTACGAGTATTGGAAAGAAACGCGTTTAAAATGGCATTTATCATTAGGGTTAGGAAAAGAAAATTACCGTTTTCACGACCACGAAAAATTAGCACATTACGCAAACGCTGCTGCCGATATTGAATTTAACTTCCCATTTGGCTTTAAAGAATTAGAAGGCATTCATTCGCGTACCGATTTTGATTTAAAAGCACACGAACAACATTCAGGTAAAAAGTTACAATTTTTTGATAACGAAACCAACACCTCGTATGTACCGTATGTAGTAGAAACATCGGTAGGGTTAGACCGTATGTTCTTAGCTGTTTTTTCAAAAGCTTTACAAGAAGAAACCTTAGAAGATGGATCAACACGTACCGTATTAAAATTACCTGCCGTTTTAGCGCCAACAAAAGCAGCGGTGTTACCGTTGGTTAAAAAAGATGGTTTACCAGATGTTGCCCGCCAAATTATGGAAGATTTAAAATGGGATTTTAATATGGCTTATGACGAAAAAGATGCTGTTGGCCGCCGTTACCGTCGCCAAGATGCATTGGGAACACCATTTTGCATCACCGTTGACCACCAAACTTTAGAAGACAAAACCGTAACCATTCGCCACCGCGACACCATGAAACAAGACCGTGTTTCTATTTCAGAATTACGAAATATCATCAACGAAGAAGTTTCAATGCGTAATTGGTTGTTAAAAACAAAATAA
- a CDS encoding T9SS type A sorting domain-containing protein, producing the protein MKKVITRTIPLFLLLITLLTNAQTFFTEDFDSYPAGPLNTVYDNTTPGQGGWLVSRSPNFLLTPMITAEAGKGNVLTITTTSPTQEGLTFRQANDFLTTLWNNRTPGNNIIKFEYEFYGEGSFVFYGNLMNYFVTKPSVINTAFQSTTILTRILGNYLENSSSYKIHVLKNYNATTFPYNTWIKAEMFVDYNTKNVYFHIPTLNLQATGTFNHNTIPTYIDFGAGSLDATSVVKIDNIKVSGLKTLPSYILSVNQQLATKFNLYPNPATNVVNITNAENMQVNQITVYNLAGKQVSTQAYNNLTEMQLNVAHLASGTYLLYLQTAQGTAVKQFIKK; encoded by the coding sequence ATGAAAAAAGTTATAACACGCACCATACCTCTTTTTTTACTGTTAATTACCCTCTTAACCAATGCGCAAACTTTTTTTACCGAAGATTTTGATAGTTACCCCGCAGGGCCTTTAAATACAGTTTATGATAACACCACCCCCGGACAGGGGGGGTGGTTGGTTTCGCGCTCTCCGAATTTTTTACTTACTCCAATGATTACTGCCGAGGCAGGTAAAGGCAATGTACTTACAATAACTACTACCAGCCCTACGCAAGAAGGGTTAACTTTTAGGCAAGCGAACGATTTTTTAACTACCCTATGGAACAACCGTACACCAGGTAATAATATTATTAAATTTGAATATGAGTTTTATGGTGAGGGAAGTTTTGTTTTTTATGGAAATTTAATGAATTATTTTGTCACTAAACCCAGTGTAATTAATACAGCTTTTCAGTCAACCACAATTTTAACTCGTATATTGGGTAACTATTTAGAAAATAGTAGTAGTTATAAAATACATGTTTTAAAAAACTACAATGCTACAACCTTTCCGTACAATACATGGATTAAGGCAGAAATGTTTGTGGATTACAATACTAAAAATGTGTATTTTCACATACCTACATTAAACTTACAAGCAACTGGAACTTTCAACCACAATACTATACCTACTTATATAGATTTTGGTGCGGGTAGTTTAGATGCAACATCTGTAGTAAAAATAGATAATATTAAAGTTTCGGGTTTAAAAACATTGCCATCGTATATATTAAGCGTAAACCAGCAATTAGCTACAAAATTTAATTTATACCCCAACCCAGCAACCAATGTGGTAAACATAACCAATGCAGAGAACATGCAGGTAAACCAAATTACGGTGTATAATTTAGCAGGTAAACAAGTAAGCACACAAGCGTACAACAACCTAACAGAAATGCAGCTAAATGTAGCACATTTAGCAAGTGGTACCTATTTATTGTATTTACAAACCGCACAAGGTACAGCGGTTAAACAGTTTATAAAAAAGTAA
- a CDS encoding nitrilase family protein, with product MQVALLQFNTLWENKQANLQFVQTQINTLPNAVDLVVLPEMFTTGFTMNALHLAEAEQGETLQTLQQLAIKNNVAITGSWIVKENNNFYNRLFFVYPNGTYKTYNKRHLFTLAGEDKTYTAGTNQVLVSYKNWNICLLICYDLRFPVFSRIVNSNYDLLVYVASWPDRRINAWDALLKARAIENMSYVVAVNRCGIDPQNVLYSGHSQIIDFMGEHLVAPYEKEEIQIATLQKEPLQIAREKLAFLNDADAFELLR from the coding sequence ATGCAAGTTGCCTTACTACAATTTAATACGCTTTGGGAAAATAAACAAGCAAATTTACAGTTCGTACAAACACAAATAAATACGTTGCCAAATGCTGTAGATTTGGTTGTTTTGCCAGAAATGTTTACCACTGGTTTTACCATGAATGCTTTGCATTTGGCCGAAGCTGAACAAGGAGAGACCTTACAAACGCTTCAACAACTAGCTATAAAAAATAATGTAGCAATTACAGGCAGTTGGATTGTTAAAGAAAACAATAATTTTTATAATCGTTTGTTTTTTGTATATCCTAACGGCACCTATAAAACGTATAATAAACGCCATTTGTTTACACTGGCTGGTGAGGACAAAACGTATACCGCAGGAACCAATCAAGTGTTAGTGTCATATAAAAACTGGAATATATGTTTGTTAATTTGTTACGATTTACGTTTTCCGGTTTTTTCACGAATTGTAAATTCCAACTACGATTTATTGGTTTACGTTGCATCGTGGCCTGATCGTAGAATTAACGCTTGGGATGCATTACTCAAGGCTAGAGCAATTGAAAATATGAGTTATGTTGTGGCTGTAAACCGATGCGGAATCGATCCTCAAAATGTATTGTATTCCGGACATTCTCAAATTATTGATTTTATGGGTGAACATTTGGTAGCACCTTATGAAAAGGAAGAAATACAAATAGCAACATTACAAAAAGAACCCTTGCAAATTGCACGAGAAAAATTGGCGTTTTTAAACGATGCCGATGCGTTTGAATTATTACGTTAA
- the rimP gene encoding ribosome assembly cofactor RimP produces MDFKSKVKDLLEQGLAAHPALFLIDFSIAADDKIMVVIDGDHGVTLQDCIDVSRSIEHNLDREEHDFSLEVASAGATAPLKFPRQYKKNIGRTLEITTDDDKKIEAKLIDANQETVQLEWKAREPKKIGKGKETVVKNAEIPYISIKKAVVVISF; encoded by the coding sequence ATGGATTTTAAAAGTAAGGTAAAAGATTTGTTAGAGCAAGGTTTGGCGGCACATCCGGCACTTTTTTTAATAGATTTTTCTATAGCGGCAGATGATAAAATAATGGTTGTGATTGATGGTGATCACGGTGTAACATTGCAAGATTGTATTGATGTTAGCCGTAGTATTGAACACAATTTAGACCGCGAAGAGCACGATTTTTCGTTAGAAGTAGCCTCGGCAGGTGCTACAGCGCCGCTTAAATTTCCGCGTCAGTATAAAAAGAACATCGGAAGAACCTTAGAAATAACAACCGATGACGATAAAAAAATTGAAGCTAAGCTAATTGATGCCAACCAAGAAACGGTACAATTAGAATGGAAAGCACGCGAACCTAAAAAAATAGGTAAAGGCAAAGAAACCGTTGTAAAAAACGCTGAAATTCCGTACATTAGCATAAAAAAAGCAGTAGTAGTTATATCATTTTAA